A single region of the Bacteroidota bacterium genome encodes:
- a CDS encoding RNA polymerase sigma factor, with amino-acid sequence MKVETEDNELIALFAQANKKNEAFELILRKYQKQTYWHIRRIVIDHDDADDILQNTFIKVWENLAKFREDSKLYTWIYRIATNEALQFLQKKKQNLNTKFDDVANELTEKLSAGAYFNGNQIELKLQQAILTLPEKQRIVFNMKYYDDLKYEEMQQVLNTSVGALKASYHHAVKKIEEYLKKQLNQS; translated from the coding sequence TTGAAAGTAGAGACTGAAGACAATGAGTTAATAGCCTTGTTTGCACAAGCAAATAAAAAAAATGAGGCTTTTGAATTGATATTAAGAAAATATCAGAAGCAAACTTATTGGCATATACGGAGGATAGTAATAGACCACGATGATGCGGATGATATTTTGCAAAACACCTTTATTAAGGTGTGGGAGAATTTAGCAAAGTTTAGAGAAGATAGTAAGCTATATACTTGGATTTATAGGATTGCCACGAATGAAGCTTTACAGTTTTTGCAAAAAAAGAAACAAAACCTAAATACAAAGTTTGATGATGTGGCCAATGAACTAACTGAAAAATTAAGTGCAGGTGCTTATTTTAATGGCAACCAAATTGAATTAAAATTACAGCAGGCTATATTGACACTTCCTGAAAAGCAACGAATAGTTTTCAATATGAAATACTATGATGATTTAAAATACGAAGAAATGCAGCAAGTACTCAATACCAGTGTTGGGGCGCTTAAAGCTTCATATCATCATGCGGTAAAAAAAATTGAAGAATATTTAAAAAAGCAATTAAACCAAAGTTAA
- the rpsT gene encoding 30S ribosomal protein S20, producing MANHKSAIKRNRSNAAKRLRNRYQAKSTRTAIKELRTSEDKGAASELYKKVASMLDKLAKRSIIHKNKAANQKSKLAKLVNKIGTAPKKATKTTKKKAA from the coding sequence ATGGCTAATCATAAATCAGCGATTAAACGCAATAGAAGTAATGCTGCAAAACGCTTACGTAACCGTTACCAAGCTAAAAGTACCCGTACTGCTATAAAAGAACTTCGCACTTCAGAAGACAAAGGTGCTGCTTCTGAGTTATACAAAAAAGTTGCAAGTATGTTAGACAAATTGGCTAAACGCAGCATTATTCACAAAAATAAAGCGGCTAACCAAAAATCTAAATTAGCTAAATTAGTTAACAAGATTGGAACTGCTCCTAAAAAAGCAACAAAAACTACTAAGAAAAAAGCAGCATAA
- a CDS encoding S8 family serine peptidase: protein MYKKLLQASLALFLFTEINAQHSNIKIPHRSLLEAKNGQELQAIYAENVKAELAYARDVLGLSTEPQLLADGTIKQLVGVSKNGIPLYNKTNNAGAAQTIGTNSLYPGGSLGLSLTGSGMTNRLAVWDGGGVRTTHQEFQGRATQMDSPSPTLSDHATHVAGTMVAGGVQANAKGMSFQAPLKCYDWNSDNSEMSGAAGLGLLISNHSYGNIVGWNFDESENVWKWYGNISASTTEDANFGQYDDRAQTWDQLVYDNPFYLPFKAAGNDRGDYPSGSTPKQFFNVNTGSWEEFGSTIPAADGPYDCIATYGNAKNILTVGAVNKITNGWSSASSVVMSSFSGWGPTDDGRIKPDVCAAGVNLTSSFSNSNTAYSTISGTSMATPSASGSALLIQQHFNNLKSRFLRASTLKGLIIHTADEAGTNAGPDYSYGWGLMNTAKAVQAITDSGTNNIIESQLNFNSSTPYSKTVVSNGSAPLKVTLCWTDRPGNPASGAVDEGTKKLVNDLDVRLTRLNDNTVYYPYILNPATPNAAATTGDNTRDNVEQIFINAPSAGTYVVTVSYKGSLAANVNQTFSLVISGINPKPAANFTANKQNICVGAQVTYTNASVGGSSVTWYFPGGTPSTSTATNPVVTYATAGQYAAAIKVVGLSGVDSIYKVNFVKVGGATLPFMETFEPTSSTLGLWTVNNPDADSTWRLWDNTVGTSPGSFVAGLNNYDNPTAGTRDDLFSPVLDLRGMENANLTFQHAYTRYFTSDRDSLIVSISTNCGSTWTRLVGLTETRPNAGARLATYTGPGNAAQTANSFFIPTKAADWCSSDANSTPCTNINLTPFVGLNNVMIRFNAYYSGGNNIFIDNVNVTGTPFKPKAGFTVPATVCSGQPFSLTDTTINNPLTWEWTVTGPTNQTFTGKTPVFNFTQTGFYNVKLKATNSSGADSITVNNAFEVKQVPTSPVANLTGSLAICDGDSSLLVTSGTNLQWYRDSIALSGANGLNLVVKDGGRYAVRTMAANGCAAQSNMYTFTTGVKPPVAVVSKSLAGNVFCDGGAFTLTSTATANNQWVRNGVDLSGQTATTLNYNDSGTFVVKVFNGACFSTSLPVTINKLTRPVTSEITPAKQPAYKGDTIVYSVTGTIGSTFNWTVSGGTILNGNLTDAINVKWSTTATNGTVNVTEKGTNQCNGLQKTLAVSLLNTGVKNIDAANQFVIYPNPTSNQLNIKWNGADAKNVKVSLFDILGKNVANYQFNFIANDEQTIDVSGLSKGIYFLKIDGLNHSSNKRFTKD, encoded by the coding sequence ATGTATAAAAAGTTACTCCAGGCATCTCTCGCTTTATTTTTGTTTACAGAAATAAATGCACAACATAGCAATATAAAAATACCACACAGAAGTTTATTAGAAGCTAAAAACGGGCAAGAATTACAAGCCATTTATGCGGAAAATGTAAAAGCAGAATTGGCTTATGCAAGAGATGTATTAGGCTTGTCAACAGAACCACAATTATTAGCAGATGGAACTATTAAACAGTTGGTAGGTGTTTCTAAAAATGGAATACCTTTATATAACAAAACAAACAATGCAGGTGCAGCACAAACCATAGGCACCAATAGCTTATATCCGGGCGGAAGTTTGGGTTTAAGCCTTACAGGCAGTGGCATGACCAACCGCCTTGCCGTTTGGGATGGCGGTGGTGTACGAACAACCCATCAGGAGTTTCAGGGAAGAGCTACACAAATGGACTCTCCATCACCAACTTTAAGCGACCATGCTACACACGTGGCAGGAACAATGGTTGCGGGTGGTGTGCAAGCCAATGCAAAAGGAATGTCGTTTCAGGCACCTTTAAAATGTTATGATTGGAATAGTGATAATTCAGAAATGAGTGGAGCTGCAGGATTAGGCTTATTAATCTCTAATCACAGTTATGGAAATATAGTAGGTTGGAATTTTGATGAATCAGAAAATGTTTGGAAATGGTATGGTAATATTTCAGCAAGTACAACTGAAGATGCCAACTTTGGGCAATATGATGACAGGGCACAAACTTGGGATCAGTTGGTTTACGACAATCCATTTTACTTACCCTTTAAAGCAGCAGGTAACGATAGAGGTGATTATCCTTCAGGTTCTACTCCAAAACAATTTTTTAACGTCAATACAGGTTCATGGGAAGAATTTGGCAGTACTATTCCTGCGGCAGATGGTCCGTATGATTGTATAGCTACTTATGGCAATGCTAAAAATATACTTACAGTAGGGGCAGTTAATAAAATTACCAATGGTTGGTCAAGTGCCAGCTCAGTAGTAATGAGTAGCTTTAGCGGTTGGGGCCCAACAGATGATGGTCGTATAAAACCGGATGTATGTGCGGCAGGTGTAAATTTAACTTCAAGCTTTTCTAATTCAAATACGGCTTACAGTACCATTAGCGGAACCTCTATGGCAACACCTAGTGCTAGTGGGTCAGCATTGTTAATACAACAACATTTTAATAATTTGAAAAGCCGTTTTTTACGTGCTTCCACATTAAAAGGCCTTATTATACATACAGCCGATGAAGCAGGTACCAACGCTGGTCCTGATTATAGCTATGGTTGGGGTTTAATGAATACAGCAAAAGCTGTTCAGGCAATAACCGATAGCGGAACAAATAATATTATAGAATCACAATTGAATTTCAACAGTTCAACCCCTTATAGCAAAACAGTTGTTTCCAATGGATCAGCACCACTAAAAGTAACATTGTGCTGGACAGACAGACCGGGTAATCCCGCTTCAGGAGCTGTGGATGAAGGGACCAAAAAATTAGTTAACGATTTAGATGTTAGGTTAACCAGATTAAACGATAACACCGTTTATTATCCATATATATTAAATCCGGCTACACCCAATGCTGCTGCAACTACGGGCGACAATACAAGAGACAATGTAGAGCAAATATTTATAAATGCACCAAGTGCAGGAACCTATGTTGTTACTGTTTCTTACAAAGGTTCATTAGCAGCAAATGTTAACCAGACTTTTTCATTAGTAATTAGCGGTATTAACCCTAAACCGGCTGCTAACTTTACAGCTAATAAACAAAATATTTGTGTGGGTGCCCAAGTAACCTATACCAATGCATCAGTAGGAGGTTCTTCAGTTACCTGGTATTTCCCGGGTGGCACACCTTCAACTTCTACAGCAACCAATCCGGTAGTTACCTATGCTACAGCCGGACAATATGCAGCAGCTATTAAAGTAGTTGGCTTAAGTGGAGTTGATTCTATTTATAAAGTAAATTTTGTTAAAGTAGGTGGAGCTACGTTGCCTTTTATGGAAACTTTTGAGCCAACATCAAGCACACTTGGTTTATGGACAGTTAATAATCCTGATGCGGATTCAACCTGGAGACTTTGGGATAATACAGTAGGAACATCACCGGGCAGTTTTGTGGCAGGCTTAAACAATTACGATAATCCAACTGCCGGTACAAGAGACGATTTATTTAGCCCCGTTCTTGATTTAAGAGGTATGGAAAATGCCAACCTTACATTCCAACATGCTTATACCAGATATTTTACCAGCGATAGAGATTCTTTAATTGTAAGCATAAGTACCAACTGCGGAAGTACCTGGACAAGATTGGTTGGTTTAACAGAAACACGCCCGAATGCAGGTGCAAGATTGGCTACTTATACCGGGCCGGGTAATGCTGCACAAACAGCTAATTCATTCTTTATTCCAACTAAGGCCGCTGATTGGTGTAGCAGCGATGCAAACAGTACACCATGTACCAATATTAACCTAACACCATTTGTTGGATTGAACAATGTAATGATTCGTTTCAACGCTTATTACTCAGGAGGAAACAATATTTTTATAGACAATGTAAATGTTACAGGTACGCCATTTAAACCCAAAGCAGGTTTTACCGTACCAGCCACCGTATGTTCAGGACAACCTTTTAGCTTAACCGATACCACTATCAATAATCCTTTAACTTGGGAATGGACTGTAACCGGCCCAACTAATCAAACATTTACCGGAAAAACACCCGTTTTTAATTTTACACAAACAGGTTTTTACAATGTTAAGTTAAAAGCTACCAACAGTTCAGGTGCCGATAGTATAACCGTTAATAATGCTTTTGAGGTTAAACAAGTACCTACAAGCCCTGTAGCCAATTTAACAGGTAGTTTAGCTATTTGCGATGGAGATTCTTCTTTATTGGTAACTTCAGGTACTAACTTACAATGGTATAGAGATAGTATAGCCTTATCAGGCGCAAATGGATTAAATTTAGTAGTAAAAGATGGTGGGCGTTATGCAGTAAGAACGATGGCCGCCAATGGTTGTGCTGCTCAATCAAATATGTATACATTTACAACGGGCGTAAAACCTCCGGTTGCAGTTGTTAGTAAAAGTTTAGCAGGCAATGTTTTTTGCGATGGTGGAGCCTTTACTTTAACATCTACTGCTACTGCCAATAACCAATGGGTAAGAAACGGAGTAGATTTATCAGGCCAAACCGCTACAACCCTTAACTATAACGATTCGGGTACCTTTGTTGTTAAAGTATTTAACGGAGCTTGTTTCTCAACCTCGTTACCTGTTACAATTAATAAGTTAACCCGCCCTGTTACCAGCGAAATAACTCCTGCCAAGCAACCTGCTTATAAAGGCGACACCATTGTTTATAGTGTTACAGGCACAATAGGTTCAACCTTTAACTGGACCGTTTCAGGTGGAACTATTTTAAACGGAAACCTGACAGATGCTATTAATGTAAAATGGAGTACAACAGCCACCAATGGGACGGTAAATGTTACTGAAAAAGGAACAAACCAATGTAATGGATTACAAAAAACATTAGCCGTAAGCCTGTTAAACACCGGGGTGAAAAATATAGATGCCGCTAACCAGTTTGTTATTTATCCTAACCCAACATCAAACCAGTTAAATATAAAATGGAATGGTGCAGATGCTAAAAATGTAAAAGTTAGTTTGTTTGATATATTGGGTAAAAACGTAGCCAATTATCAATTTAATTTTATAGCTAACGATGAACAAACAATAGATGTATCAGGTCTTTCTAAAGGTATTTATTTCTTGAAAATTGATGGTTTAAATCATTCATCAAACAAGCGATTCACTAAAGACTAA
- a CDS encoding MBL fold metallo-hydrolase, whose protein sequence is MKVEQLYTNCLAQAAYYIESEGEIAIIDPLRDYQMYIDKANSNGAKIKYIFETHFHADFVSGHIDLANKTGATIVYGPTTTTSYKVHVANDNEILSLGKLKIKVLHTPGHTLESSSYLLIDENGKDYCVFTGDTLFVGDVGRPDLLDGIITKEELAAKMFNSLNTKIKTLADDVIVYPAHGPGSACGKNIGKETFSTIGEQKRSNYALQPMSEADFIKAVTEGITPAPAYFFKDAQLNKQGYASFEDIIDKGYKPLTVSQFQQEMEEGAVVVDTRVADFYELGCIPKSLNFGLNGQYAIWAATLLDIHEPIIIVAKSETEKESIERLTRVGFDNIKGYLEGGFDAWREADKRYDMVISISSEELVLDNLHNPGAVILDVRKPTEFADGHLANVINLPLADINTKAEELDKNKETLVHCAGGYRSMVAATILKRKGFTNVKNVWGGWAQIKLEEKANIVVDNATAK, encoded by the coding sequence ATGAAAGTAGAACAACTATATACCAATTGCCTTGCTCAGGCAGCCTATTATATTGAGAGCGAAGGAGAAATAGCCATTATTGATCCTTTGCGCGATTACCAGATGTATATTGATAAAGCCAATAGCAATGGCGCTAAAATTAAATATATTTTTGAAACACATTTTCATGCCGATTTTGTAAGCGGACACATAGATTTAGCCAATAAAACAGGAGCTACCATCGTTTATGGCCCCACAACAACTACCTCATACAAAGTACATGTAGCCAATGACAATGAAATACTTAGTTTAGGTAAGTTAAAAATTAAAGTATTACATACACCCGGCCATACATTAGAGTCGAGCAGTTATTTGTTAATAGACGAAAACGGAAAAGACTACTGTGTTTTTACAGGTGATACCTTGTTTGTGGGTGATGTTGGCCGACCTGATTTATTAGATGGCATCATAACCAAAGAAGAGTTAGCAGCTAAAATGTTTAATTCACTCAATACCAAAATAAAAACATTAGCTGATGACGTAATTGTTTATCCTGCGCATGGTCCCGGTTCAGCTTGTGGTAAAAACATAGGTAAAGAAACCTTTAGCACTATTGGCGAGCAAAAACGCAGTAACTATGCTTTACAGCCAATGAGTGAGGCCGATTTTATTAAAGCAGTAACAGAAGGTATAACACCGGCACCGGCTTATTTTTTCAAAGATGCCCAACTGAACAAACAAGGTTATGCAAGTTTTGAAGATATAATTGACAAAGGCTACAAACCTTTAACAGTTAGCCAATTTCAACAGGAAATGGAAGAAGGGGCTGTGGTTGTTGATACACGTGTAGCCGATTTTTACGAATTAGGTTGTATTCCCAAATCGTTAAACTTTGGTTTAAACGGACAGTATGCAATTTGGGCTGCTACCCTGCTTGATATTCATGAGCCAATAATAATTGTAGCAAAATCAGAAACAGAAAAAGAATCTATTGAGCGATTAACACGTGTAGGTTTTGATAATATTAAGGGATATTTAGAAGGCGGTTTTGATGCATGGAGAGAGGCAGATAAAAGGTATGATATGGTTATTAGCATTTCTTCAGAAGAATTGGTTTTAGATAATTTGCATAACCCCGGTGCTGTTATATTAGATGTACGTAAACCAACCGAGTTTGCAGATGGCCATTTAGCCAATGTTATAAACTTACCATTGGCTGATATAAATACCAAAGCCGAAGAGTTAGACAAAAATAAAGAAACCTTGGTTCATTGTGCCGGTGGTTATAGAAGTATGGTAGCTGCCACTATATTAAAAAGAAAAGGTTTTACCAATGTGAAAAATGTTTGGGGAGGCTGGGCACAAATAAAATTAGAAGAAAAAGCCAATATTGTAGTAGACAACGCAACTGCAAAATAG
- the radC gene encoding DNA repair protein RadC yields the protein MKSSLDRKNSIKYWAEDDRPREKFLAKGKQSLSNSELLAILIGTGAKDQSAVDLARNILALTKDNINELAKLDINSLTKVKGIGEAKAIIIAAALELGRRRKDEDAKQVEIIKGSRDIFNYFEPLLTDLPHEEFWILLLARNNKVICRKRISEGGLTGTVVDARIIFKHAIENLASSIILCHNHPSGNLKPSSTDIQITKNLVNGAKFLDLSVIDHLIIGQNGYYSFADKDII from the coding sequence ATGAAATCAAGTTTAGACAGAAAAAATAGCATTAAGTATTGGGCCGAAGATGACAGGCCAAGAGAAAAGTTTTTAGCAAAAGGAAAGCAAAGTTTAAGTAATTCAGAATTATTAGCCATATTAATAGGTACTGGTGCTAAAGACCAGAGTGCTGTTGATTTAGCACGTAATATTTTAGCTTTAACCAAAGACAATATAAATGAATTAGCCAAGCTTGATATAAATAGCCTGACCAAAGTAAAAGGTATAGGTGAAGCAAAAGCTATTATAATAGCGGCTGCACTGGAGCTGGGTCGTAGAAGAAAAGATGAAGATGCCAAGCAGGTTGAGATTATTAAAGGTTCCCGCGACATATTCAATTATTTTGAACCCCTGTTAACCGACTTACCTCACGAAGAGTTTTGGATTTTATTATTAGCCCGAAACAATAAAGTAATCTGTAGAAAAAGAATAAGCGAAGGCGGTTTAACAGGAACCGTTGTAGATGCGCGTATTATATTTAAACATGCCATTGAAAATTTAGCGAGTAGCATTATTCTATGTCATAATCATCCCTCAGGAAATTTAAAGCCAAGTAGTACTGATATTCAAATTACCAAAAATTTGGTGAATGGAGCCAAATTCCTTGATTTATCAGTAATAGACCACTTAATTATCGGGCAAAACGGCTACTACAGTTTTGCTGATAAAGATATAATTTAA
- a CDS encoding iron-sulfur cluster assembly accessory protein has protein sequence MITVSEKAKKRIQELIVEQNYTPSHFLRVAVESGGCSGLSYKLDFDNELKPGDEKFGDNGVEVVTDKRSVLYLFGTELDFTDGLNGKGFTFINPNASRTCSCGESFSV, from the coding sequence ATGATTACAGTTAGCGAAAAAGCAAAAAAACGTATACAGGAATTAATAGTTGAGCAAAATTATACGCCATCACATTTTTTAAGAGTAGCCGTTGAAAGCGGTGGATGCTCAGGTCTTTCCTATAAACTTGATTTTGACAATGAATTAAAACCAGGTGATGAAAAATTTGGAGATAATGGCGTAGAAGTAGTTACAGATAAACGCAGTGTTTTGTATTTATTTGGTACTGAGCTTGATTTTACAGACGGTTTAAATGGAAAAGGCTTTACTTTTATTAATCCAAATGCTTCACGTACATGTAGTTGTGGAGAAAGTTTTTCAGTCTAA
- a CDS encoding SprT-like domain-containing protein, which yields MKKELKLFTELTAKQIVQKQQFVMALERFIPAPAVEYCAELIIYHNLHLHIEKERKTKYGDYSPHDGKGNRISINYNLSKFDFLVTFIHELSHHTAYVKFGSNHDPHGAEWKKEFQKNMIPFFEADDIFPYDLKAALAKHMRNPKYTHSSDVNLLQALKKYDGRKVNVKVLADIPVGSSFRMKGHPDVLKKIEKLRTYVLCESSNGKKYRVHAMVEVTIIEN from the coding sequence TTGAAGAAAGAATTAAAATTATTTACGGAATTAACAGCTAAACAAATTGTACAAAAACAACAGTTTGTAATGGCATTAGAAAGGTTTATTCCTGCACCGGCAGTTGAGTATTGTGCAGAGCTAATTATTTACCATAACCTCCATTTGCATATAGAAAAAGAACGCAAAACAAAGTATGGAGATTATAGCCCGCATGATGGAAAAGGGAACAGGATAAGTATTAATTACAATTTAAGTAAATTCGATTTCTTAGTTACTTTTATTCATGAGCTGTCGCACCATACTGCTTACGTTAAATTTGGTTCAAACCATGACCCTCACGGTGCAGAATGGAAAAAAGAATTTCAAAAAAATATGATTCCCTTTTTTGAAGCAGACGATATTTTTCCATACGATTTAAAAGCGGCATTGGCTAAACACATGCGTAACCCTAAATATACCCATTCGTCAGATGTAAACCTGCTACAGGCACTTAAAAAGTATGATGGGCGTAAAGTAAATGTTAAAGTATTGGCAGATATACCCGTAGGTAGTTCTTTTAGAATGAAAGGACATCCGGATGTTTTAAAAAAAATAGAAAAATTACGTACCTACGTTCTTTGCGAATCATCAAACGGGAAAAAATACCGGGTACATGCCATGGTGGAAGTCACTATTATTGAAAATTAA